In Phocoena sinus isolate mPhoSin1 chromosome X, mPhoSin1.pri, whole genome shotgun sequence, a genomic segment contains:
- the PORCN gene encoding protein-serine O-palmitoleoyltransferase porcupine isoform X2 produces MATFSRQEFFQQLLQGCLLPTAQQGLDQIWLLLAICLACRLLWRLGLPSYLKHASTVAGGFFSLYHFFQLHMVWVVLLSLLCYLVLFLCRHSSHRGVFLSVTILIYLLMGEMHMVDTVTWHKMRGAQMIVAMKAVSLGFDLDRGEVGAVPSPVEFMGYLYFVGTIVFGPWISFHSYLQAVQGRSLSRRWLQKVARSLALALLCLVLSTCVGPYLFPYFIPLDGDRLLRKGTMVRWLRAYESAVSFHFSNYFVGFLSEATATLAGAGFTEEKDHLEWDLTVSKPLNVELPRSMVEVVTSWNLPMSYWLNNYVFKNALRLGTFSAVLVTYAASALLHGFSFHLAAVLLSLAFITYVEHVLRKRLARILSACILSKRCPADCSHQHRLGLGVRALNLFFGALAIFHLAYLGSLFDVDVDDTTEEQGYGMAYTVHKWSELSWASHWVTFGCWIFYRLIG; encoded by the exons ATGGCCACCTTCAGCCGCCAGGAATTTTTCCAGCAGCTGCTGCAGGGCTGTCTCCTGCCTACTGCCCAGCAGGGCCTTGACCAGATCTGGCTGCTCCTTGCCATCTGCCTCGCCTGCCGCCTCCTGTGGAGGCTTG GGTTGCCATCCTACCTGAAGCATGCAAGCACCGTGGCAGGCGGGTTCTTCAGCCTCTACCACTTCTTCCAGCTGCACATGGTTTGGGTCGTACTGCTCAGCCTCCTGTGCTACCTCGTGCTGTTCCTCTGCCGACATTCCTCCCATCGCGGCGTCTTCCTCTCTGTCACCATCCTCATCTACCTACTCATGGG TGAGATGCACATGGTGGACACCGTGACATGGCACAAGATGAGAG GGGCCCAGATGATTGTGGCCATGAAGGCGGTGTCTCTGGGCTTCGACCTGGACCGGGGTGAGGTGGGTGCAGTGCCCTCGCCCGTGGAGTTCATGGGCTACCTCTACTTCGTGGGCACCATCGTCTTTGGGCCCTGGATATCCTTCCACAGCTACCTACAGGCCGTCCAAGGCCGCTCGCTG AGCCGCCGATGGCTGCAGAAGGTGGCCCGGAGTCTGGCGCTGGCCCTGCTGTGCCTTGTGCTGTCCACCTGTGTGGGCCCCTACCTCTTCCCGTACTTCATCCCCCTTGATGGTGACCGCCTCCTTCGCAA GGGCACCATGGTAAG GTGGCTGCGAGCCTATGAGAGCGCTGTCTCCTTCCACTTCAGCAACTATTTTGTGGGCTTTCTGTCCGAGGCCACGGCCACGTTGGCAGGGGCTGGCTTCACCGAGGAGAAGGATCACCTGGAatg GGACCTGACGGTCTCTAAGCCACTGAACGTGGAGCTGCCCCGGTCCATGGTGGAAGTTGTCACAAGCTGGAACCTGCCCATGTCTTATTGGCTAAATAACT ATGTTTTCAAGAATGCTCTCCGCCTGGGGACCTTCTCAGCTGTGCTGGTCACCTATGCAGCCAGCGCCCTCCTGCAC ggcttcAGCTTCCACCTGGCTGCAGTGCTGCTGTCCCTGGCGTTTATCACTTATGTGGAGCACG TCCTCCGAAAGCGCCTGGCTCGGATCCTCAGTGCCTGCATCTTGTCGAAACGGTGCCCAGCAGACTGTTCACACCAGCATCGCTTG GGCCTGGGGGTGCGAGCCTTAAACCTGTTCTTTGGGGCCCTGGCCATCTTCCACCTGGCCTACCTGGGCTCCCTGTTCGATGTTGATGTGGACGACACCACAGAGGAGCAG GGCTACGGCATGGCATACACTGTCCACAAATGGTCAGAGCTCAGCTGGGCCAGTCACTGGGTCACTTTTGGATGCTGGATCTTCTACCGTCTCATAGGCTGA
- the PORCN gene encoding protein-serine O-palmitoleoyltransferase porcupine isoform X1, producing MATFSRQEFFQQLLQGCLLPTAQQGLDQIWLLLAICLACRLLWRLGLPSYLKHASTVAGGFFSLYHFFQLHMVWVVLLSLLCYLVLFLCRHSSHRGVFLSVTILIYLLMGEMHMVDTVTWHKMRGAQMIVAMKAVSLGFDLDRGEVGAVPSPVEFMGYLYFVGTIVFGPWISFHSYLQAVQGRSLSRRWLQKVARSLALALLCLVLSTCVGPYLFPYFIPLDGDRLLRNKKRKARGTMVRWLRAYESAVSFHFSNYFVGFLSEATATLAGAGFTEEKDHLEWDLTVSKPLNVELPRSMVEVVTSWNLPMSYWLNNYVFKNALRLGTFSAVLVTYAASALLHGFSFHLAAVLLSLAFITYVEHVLRKRLARILSACILSKRCPADCSHQHRLGLGVRALNLFFGALAIFHLAYLGSLFDVDVDDTTEEQGYGMAYTVHKWSELSWASHWVTFGCWIFYRLIG from the exons ATGGCCACCTTCAGCCGCCAGGAATTTTTCCAGCAGCTGCTGCAGGGCTGTCTCCTGCCTACTGCCCAGCAGGGCCTTGACCAGATCTGGCTGCTCCTTGCCATCTGCCTCGCCTGCCGCCTCCTGTGGAGGCTTG GGTTGCCATCCTACCTGAAGCATGCAAGCACCGTGGCAGGCGGGTTCTTCAGCCTCTACCACTTCTTCCAGCTGCACATGGTTTGGGTCGTACTGCTCAGCCTCCTGTGCTACCTCGTGCTGTTCCTCTGCCGACATTCCTCCCATCGCGGCGTCTTCCTCTCTGTCACCATCCTCATCTACCTACTCATGGG TGAGATGCACATGGTGGACACCGTGACATGGCACAAGATGAGAG GGGCCCAGATGATTGTGGCCATGAAGGCGGTGTCTCTGGGCTTCGACCTGGACCGGGGTGAGGTGGGTGCAGTGCCCTCGCCCGTGGAGTTCATGGGCTACCTCTACTTCGTGGGCACCATCGTCTTTGGGCCCTGGATATCCTTCCACAGCTACCTACAGGCCGTCCAAGGCCGCTCGCTG AGCCGCCGATGGCTGCAGAAGGTGGCCCGGAGTCTGGCGCTGGCCCTGCTGTGCCTTGTGCTGTCCACCTGTGTGGGCCCCTACCTCTTCCCGTACTTCATCCCCCTTGATGGTGACCGCCTCCTTCGCAA CAAGAAACGCAAAGCCAG GGGCACCATGGTAAG GTGGCTGCGAGCCTATGAGAGCGCTGTCTCCTTCCACTTCAGCAACTATTTTGTGGGCTTTCTGTCCGAGGCCACGGCCACGTTGGCAGGGGCTGGCTTCACCGAGGAGAAGGATCACCTGGAatg GGACCTGACGGTCTCTAAGCCACTGAACGTGGAGCTGCCCCGGTCCATGGTGGAAGTTGTCACAAGCTGGAACCTGCCCATGTCTTATTGGCTAAATAACT ATGTTTTCAAGAATGCTCTCCGCCTGGGGACCTTCTCAGCTGTGCTGGTCACCTATGCAGCCAGCGCCCTCCTGCAC ggcttcAGCTTCCACCTGGCTGCAGTGCTGCTGTCCCTGGCGTTTATCACTTATGTGGAGCACG TCCTCCGAAAGCGCCTGGCTCGGATCCTCAGTGCCTGCATCTTGTCGAAACGGTGCCCAGCAGACTGTTCACACCAGCATCGCTTG GGCCTGGGGGTGCGAGCCTTAAACCTGTTCTTTGGGGCCCTGGCCATCTTCCACCTGGCCTACCTGGGCTCCCTGTTCGATGTTGATGTGGACGACACCACAGAGGAGCAG GGCTACGGCATGGCATACACTGTCCACAAATGGTCAGAGCTCAGCTGGGCCAGTCACTGGGTCACTTTTGGATGCTGGATCTTCTACCGTCTCATAGGCTGA
- the PORCN gene encoding protein-serine O-palmitoleoyltransferase porcupine isoform X3 gives MATFSRQEFFQQLLQGCLLPTAQQGLDQIWLLLAICLACRLLWRLGLPSYLKHASTVAGGFFSLYHFFQLHMVWVVLLSLLCYLVLFLCRHSSHRGVFLSVTILIYLLMGEMHMVDTVTWHKMRGAQMIVAMKAVSLGFDLDRGEVGAVPSPVEFMGYLYFVGTIVFGPWISFHSYLQAVQGRSLSRRWLQKVARSLALALLCLVLSTCVGPYLFPYFIPLDGDRLLRKWLRAYESAVSFHFSNYFVGFLSEATATLAGAGFTEEKDHLEWDLTVSKPLNVELPRSMVEVVTSWNLPMSYWLNNYVFKNALRLGTFSAVLVTYAASALLHGFSFHLAAVLLSLAFITYVEHVLRKRLARILSACILSKRCPADCSHQHRLGLGVRALNLFFGALAIFHLAYLGSLFDVDVDDTTEEQGYGMAYTVHKWSELSWASHWVTFGCWIFYRLIG, from the exons ATGGCCACCTTCAGCCGCCAGGAATTTTTCCAGCAGCTGCTGCAGGGCTGTCTCCTGCCTACTGCCCAGCAGGGCCTTGACCAGATCTGGCTGCTCCTTGCCATCTGCCTCGCCTGCCGCCTCCTGTGGAGGCTTG GGTTGCCATCCTACCTGAAGCATGCAAGCACCGTGGCAGGCGGGTTCTTCAGCCTCTACCACTTCTTCCAGCTGCACATGGTTTGGGTCGTACTGCTCAGCCTCCTGTGCTACCTCGTGCTGTTCCTCTGCCGACATTCCTCCCATCGCGGCGTCTTCCTCTCTGTCACCATCCTCATCTACCTACTCATGGG TGAGATGCACATGGTGGACACCGTGACATGGCACAAGATGAGAG GGGCCCAGATGATTGTGGCCATGAAGGCGGTGTCTCTGGGCTTCGACCTGGACCGGGGTGAGGTGGGTGCAGTGCCCTCGCCCGTGGAGTTCATGGGCTACCTCTACTTCGTGGGCACCATCGTCTTTGGGCCCTGGATATCCTTCCACAGCTACCTACAGGCCGTCCAAGGCCGCTCGCTG AGCCGCCGATGGCTGCAGAAGGTGGCCCGGAGTCTGGCGCTGGCCCTGCTGTGCCTTGTGCTGTCCACCTGTGTGGGCCCCTACCTCTTCCCGTACTTCATCCCCCTTGATGGTGACCGCCTCCTTCGCAA GTGGCTGCGAGCCTATGAGAGCGCTGTCTCCTTCCACTTCAGCAACTATTTTGTGGGCTTTCTGTCCGAGGCCACGGCCACGTTGGCAGGGGCTGGCTTCACCGAGGAGAAGGATCACCTGGAatg GGACCTGACGGTCTCTAAGCCACTGAACGTGGAGCTGCCCCGGTCCATGGTGGAAGTTGTCACAAGCTGGAACCTGCCCATGTCTTATTGGCTAAATAACT ATGTTTTCAAGAATGCTCTCCGCCTGGGGACCTTCTCAGCTGTGCTGGTCACCTATGCAGCCAGCGCCCTCCTGCAC ggcttcAGCTTCCACCTGGCTGCAGTGCTGCTGTCCCTGGCGTTTATCACTTATGTGGAGCACG TCCTCCGAAAGCGCCTGGCTCGGATCCTCAGTGCCTGCATCTTGTCGAAACGGTGCCCAGCAGACTGTTCACACCAGCATCGCTTG GGCCTGGGGGTGCGAGCCTTAAACCTGTTCTTTGGGGCCCTGGCCATCTTCCACCTGGCCTACCTGGGCTCCCTGTTCGATGTTGATGTGGACGACACCACAGAGGAGCAG GGCTACGGCATGGCATACACTGTCCACAAATGGTCAGAGCTCAGCTGGGCCAGTCACTGGGTCACTTTTGGATGCTGGATCTTCTACCGTCTCATAGGCTGA